Within Campylobacter jejuni, the genomic segment TTGAAGATGGAATTTATCCTTTTATTGAGGCAAAACATCCAGATATTTTTGAGCAAATTCGCTCTAAAAAAGCTTTAGATTCTGATTTGGAAGAAAAACTAGCTAAAGCCATTAATGAGTTTAAAGCAAATCATTTATAAGGTCTTTTATGTCTAATTTAAAAGAAATTAAAAGAAAAATTAAAAGTGTTCATAACACTCAAAAGACTACAAATGCTATGAAGCTAGTTTCTACTGCTAAGTTAAAAAAAGCAGAAGAAGCAGCTAAAAGATCAAAAATTTATGCACAAAAAATCGATGAAATTTTGAGTGAAATTTCATTTCAGATCAATAAAATTGTTCACAATGAAGATGATGTGCGTTTATCTTTGTTTCATAAAAAAGAACAAATTAAAACCATAGATTTAATATTTATCACTGCAGATAAAGGCTTATGTGGTGGTTTTAATATTAAGACTTTAAAAACAGTAAGTGAAATGCTAAAAGAATATGAAGCAAAAAATATTAATATTCGTCTTAGAGCTATAGGTAAAACTGGAATTGAATATTTTAATTTTCAAAAAATAGAATTGTTAGAGAAATATTTCCATCTTAGTTCTAGTCCTGATTATGAGAAAGCATGTGAAGTAATTCATGCTGCTGTAGATGATTTTTTAAATGGAAATACAGATGAAGTGATTTTAGTTCATAATGGTTATAAAAATATGATTACCCAAGAACTTAAAATTAATCATCTTATTCCAGTTGAGTCAAAGAGTATTGAACAGACTCATAATTCTCTTTTAGAGCTTGAACCGGAAGGAACTGAGCTTTTAGAAGATTTAATGAAAACATATTTTGAGTATAATATGTACTATGCATTAATCGATTCTTTGGCGGCAGAGCATAGTGCAAGAATGCAAGCTATGGATAATGCAACTAATAACGCAAAGGCAAGGGTGAAACAACTAAATTTAGCTTATAACAAAGCAAGACAAGAATCCATTACCACTGAGCTTATAGAAATTATCAGTGGTGTTGAATCAATGAAATAGTAAATTTTAAGGAGAAGATAAATAATGCAAGGATTTATTTCACAGGTATTAGGTCCGGTTGTTGATGTAGATTTTAACGACTATTTACCTCAAATTAATGAAGCAATTGTTGTAAATTTTGAAAGCGAAGGAAAAAAACATAAACTTGTTTTAGAAGTAGCAGCTCATTTAGGAGATAATAGAGTTAGAACTATTGCTATGGATATGACAGATGGTTTGGTAAGGGGCTTAAAAGCTGAGGCTTTAGGTGCTCCTATTAGTGTTCCTGTTGGTGAGAAAGTTTTAGGAAGAATTTTCAATGTTACTGGAGATTTGATCGATGAAGGTGAAGAAATTTCTTTTGATAAAAAATGGGCAATTCATAGAGATCCGCCAGCTTTTGAAGATCAAAGCACAAAAAGTGAGATTTTTGAAACAGGGATTAAAGTTGTAGATTTGCTTGCTCCTTATGCAAAAGGTGGTAAAGTAGGTCTTTTTGGTGGTGCAGGTGTTGGTAAAACTGTTATTATTATGGAGCTTATTCACAATGTTGCATTTAAGCATAGCGGCTATTCTGTATTTGCAGGTGTGGGTGAGAGAACTCGTGAAGGAAATGACCTTTATAATGAAATGAAAGAAAGTAATGTTTTAGACAAAGTTGCTCTATGTTATGGACAAATGAATGAACCACCAGGAGCAAGAAATCGTATTGCTTTAACAGGTTTAACAATGGCTGAGTATTTTAGAGATGAAATGGGTCTTGATGTGCTTATGTTTATTGATAATATCTTTAGATTTTCACAATCAGGTTCTGAAATGTCAGCACTTTTAGGAAGAATTCCATCAGCTGTGGGTTATCAACCAACCCTAGCAAGTGAAATGGGTAAATTCCAAGAAAGAATTACTTCAACTAAAAAAGGCTCAATCACTTCAGTTCAAGCTGTTTATGTTCCAGCTGATGACTTAACCGACCCAGCTCCAGCAACTGTTTTTGCTCACTTAGATGCTACAACAGTTTTAAATAGAGCTATTGCTGAAAAGGGTATTTATCCTGCAGTTGACCCACTTGATTCAACTTCAAGAATGCTTGATCCAAATATCATTGGAGAAGAACATTATAAAGTTGCTCGTGGTGTTCAATCAGTACTTCAAAAATACAAAGATTTACAAGATATCATTGCCATTTTAGGTATGGATGAGCTTAGTGAAGAGGATAAACTTGTAGTTGAAAGAGCAAGAAAGATTGAAAAATTCTTATCACAACCATTTTTCGTTGCAGAAGTTTTCACAGGTAGCCCAGGAAAATATATAAGCCTTGAAGATACAATAGCAGGATTTAAAGGAATTTTAGAAGGTAAATATGATCATTTGCCAGAAAATGCTTTCTATATGGTTGGAAATATAGATGAAGCTATTGCAAAAGCGGATAAATTAAAAGGTTAATTTATGAACGATTTGATTAATTTCGAGATAGTTACGCCTTTGGGTGTAATCTATCAAGGAGAAGTAAAATCTGTTACTTTACCAGGTAGTGAAGGAGAATTTGGCGTGCTTAAAGGACATGCTGCTTTGGTTTCTTCTTTAAAATCTGGAGTAATTGATATTGAAAAAGCTGATTTAAACCATGAATTAATTGCTATTGATGCTGGACACGCAAAGGTAGATGAAGATAAGATTTGCGTGTTAGCAAAGGGTGCGGTTTGGGTTTGTGGAAGTGATGAAAGTGAGATTGAAAAAAATCTTGCTCAAGCAAAAGATTTGATTAAATCTATGAGTTCTGATAATGCAGCTTTAGCAGCAACTTTTTCAAAACTTGATAATGCAAGGATGCATTAATGAATTTTGAAGCTATATTTCATTTTTTCAATAGTTCAAGTATTATTACTTATATAGTTTTATTATGGCTTTCTTTATATTTTATTTTAGCATTTAGTATTTTGTTTGCTAGATTGACTTATTTGGCTACATGGAGAAATAAGGAAAAAGAAAGTTTAGAAACTTTGCTCTTGGGTGAGAAGGATTTAAGTCGTACTGATTCGATTTTAAGAAAATGCAATGATACAACTTCAAATCATTTAGAAATCTATAAAAATTTAGCAAGTCGCCGCGCTTCTGCTGGACTTACTTGGCTTAGTATTATTGCTTCAACTTCACCTTTTATAGGTCTTTTTGGGACGGTTATTTCTATACTTGAAACTTTTGGTGGGCTTGGAACTCAAAATTCTTTAAGTATCATAGCTCCTAAAATCAGCGAGGCTTTAGTTGCTACAGGTTGTGGTATTTTAGTAGCAATTCCTGCTTATACATTTCATCTCATCATTAAAAGAAAAGCTTTCGAACTTTTAAGCATTATTGATAGCGAGATTAAAGTTATAAGTTCGAGTAAATAAGGTTAAAAATGCCATTTGATGATGAAAAACCTGAGCTTAATATCACACCTTTAGTAGATATTATGCTTGTATTGCTTGCGATTTTAATGGTAACAGCTCCAAGCATTACTTATGAAGAAAAAATTAATCTTCCACAAGGTAGTCAAAAAAATACTAGCGCTCCAACTGTTAAGAGTTTAATTATTAGTATTAATGCAAAAAAAGAAATTTTTTTAAATCAAGAAAAATACGATTTTATAAGTTTTGCTGACAATCTTGCTCAAAGAAAAGCACAATTTAATACCGAAGATCCGGTTTTTATACGCGCTGATAAAAGCTTAAAATATGACGATGTTATTTCAGTCTTAAGAAGTGTAAAAAATTTAGGATTTAATAAAGTTGCTTTACAGACTGAATAATCATGAAAAATTATGGTTTGAGTAATTTAAATTCGTTTTTACTTGCTTTAGCAATATATATTAGTATAGTAATTCTTGTTTTTTTTAGACTTGTAAGCGAGGTTGAACCTGCTATACAATATACCGATATAAAAGATAGTTTTGTAGATATTGAACTTGCTGAACCATCAAAACAAGTTATTACTCAAAGTAACACTCCTAAAGAAATACAAAAACCAACAGAGCAAATTGATATAGAAAAGCTTTTTGCTCAGACTACAAATAAAACAGTTAAAACTGAAGATATTGACCAAAAGGCAAGTAATTTTAATGAGCTTTTTGGAAATATTAAAGAAATACAAGAAGAAAAGACTACAAAAATTCAATCAAGTGCTAAATCAGGAATTTCTAGTGCCCCAAAACCTCAAACTTCCGAACTTGTAAAACAACTTAATGATAGTTTACTTCAAGAAGAAAGTTCAACGCAAGGCGAAAGCACAAAGGCGCAAAAGATTGGAATTTATGATGAATTTTTAGGGAAAGTTGTGCGTATTATCACTCAAAGATGGACTCAGTATTATCCAAATAGTGAAAAAATTTCTGTTAAGGTAAAAATTTTTATTGATGAAAATGGAAAATTTGGCTATACTTCAGTTGAAAAAAGTGGGAATCCTTTATATGATGCTAAAGTGGCTGAATTTTTAGAAAGTCAAAAAGGTAAATTTATTACTTATCCTCCGCAAAATAAAAATATAAGCATTACCATGAATTTAAGAGATGAAGCAAAAGTTAAAAATGATTAGGAGAAAAAAATGAAAAAAATTGTAGCAATTTTTTTAGTCTTTTTAGGAAGTCTTTGGGCAGAAGATCCAGTGATTGATGTTGTTAATTCTGGTGTAGTTTTACCAAAGATTATTGTTAAAGACAATTCAAATTTAAGTGATGAGAATTTAAAGAAAAGCTTTTATAATATCATTGTGAACGATTTGAAAGTAAGTTCAAACTTTGAAGTTGTTGCTAATGCAACTGAGACAAGTAATTATACTTTTGAATACGCTTTAAATAAAAATGGTAACACTTTGAGTTTAAATGTAAAAATAAAAGCTGGCGGTTCTGATAAGTCAGAGCAAACTTATACTTTAAATGGTTTAGAGCAATATCCATTTTTGGCACATAAAAGCGTCAAAGCTTCTGTAAATGCGTTAGGACTTGCACCTGTTGATTGGATGGATCATAAAATTTTGATCGCGAGAAATTCTAGCTCTAAAAAAAGTCAAATTATTATGGCTGATTATACTTTAACTTATCAAAAAGTTATTGTTGATGGCGGGCTTAATTTATTTCCAAAATGGGGAAATAAAGAACAAACTCTATTTTATTATACAGCTTATGATCATGATAAGCCAACTTTATACCGTTATGATTTAAATACCAATAAAGCTAGTAAAATTTTATCAAGCGGCGGTATGGTTGTAGCAAGTGATGTGAGTGTAGATGGAAGTAAACTACTTGTTACCATGGCTCCAAAAGATCAGCCTGATGTTTATTTATATGACTTAAATACTAAAAATCTAACACAATTAACTAATTATTCTGGTATTGATGTTAATGGAAATTTTATTGGCTTAGATGATAGTAAAGTGGTATTTGTAAGCGATCGTTTAGGATATCCTAATATTTTTATGCAAGATTTAAATAGTAATAGTGCTGAACAAGTTGTTTTTCATGGTAGAAACAATTCGGCTGTTTCGACTTATAAAGATTTTTTGGTTTATTCAAGTCGTGAACCAAATCAAGCAGGTGTTTTTAATATTTATTTGATGTCAATTAATAGTGATTATATTCGTCAACTTACAGCAAATGGAAAAAATTTATTTCCAAGATTTTCTAGTGACGGTGGAAGTATAGTATTTATCAAATATTTAGGTGCGCAAAGTGCTTTAGGTGTTATTCGTGTAAATGCAAATAAGACTTTTTATTTTCCTCTTAGGGTTGGAAAAATTCAATCAATTGATTGGTAAAAATTTCAATTTTAGGTTAAAATTAATTAAAAATTAGGTATAATAGTAAGAATTTATTAACTTTGAAAGGTCATAAATGAAAAAAATTCTTTTTACTTCAATTGCAGCTCTTGCAGTTGTTATTAGTGGTTGTAGCACAAAAAGCACTAGTGTAAGCGGTGATAGTAGCGTTGATTCAAATCGTGGTTCAGGTGGAAGTGATGGTTGGGATATTGATTCAAAAATTTCTCAACTTAATGATACTTTAAATAAAGTATATTTTGATTTTGATAAATTCAACATTCGTCCTGATATGCAAAATGTTGTAAGCACAAATGCTAATATCTTTAACACTGAAGTAAGCGGTGTAAGTATTACTGTTGAAGGAAACTGCGATGAGTGGGGAACCGATGAATATAACCAAGCTCTAGGTTTAAAAAGAGCAAAAGCTGTAAAAGAAGCTTTAATTGCTAAAGGTGTAAATGCTGATAGAATTGCTGTTAAAAGCTATGGAGAAACAAATCCTGTGTGTACTGAAAAAACTAAAGCTTGCGATGCGCAAAACAGACGTGCTGAATTTAAATTATCAAGATAATTAATGAAAAAAATATTCACAGTAGCTCTTCTTGGAGCTACTTTACTTTATGCAGAAAGCTCAGCTTTTGGTGCAGGAGATATAACAAGCGATTCTTCTTATGGTTTAACTTCAAATGAAAAATTATTTAAAGAAAAGTTAGATAATTTAAATAATGAAAATATACAAACAAATGCTAGAATTAATGAAATTAACGAAAGAATCGAGGGTTTACAAAGCACTTTAGAAGGTATAAATTCTCAATATGCTAAATCAAATTCTAGATTAAGTCAAGTTGAAGAGAATAATCAAAATATTGAAAATAATTTTACTAGTGAAATTCAAAAATTAAAGGCTTATGTTGAAGAAAGTAGAAAAATTCAAGAAGCTAATAATAAGCAAGTAAAAAAAGTTTTAGCCGAACTTAGTTCTTTAGTAGATGCTATTAATGCAAATTATGTTTCTAAAAACGAATTAAATGATGCAAATTTAAGCGTTAAAACTATTACACCTAGTGTTGTTGTTTCAACTACAGATTCAAATAGTACCATTGAAAACAATAATACTCAAAATACCCAAGATGATAAAGCAAAACAAATTGATGAATCTTGGAAAAAGAAAAAAAATAATGAAATTTTAGAATTAGCGATAAAAGATGTTGATAAAAATGCTTTTGAAGATTCCAAAGCAAAATTAAATTTTCTCATAACAAAGCAGTATAAACCTGCAAGAGCAAATTTTTGGTTAGGGGAGATCGAGTATAAACAAAAAAATTATAACAATGCTATTGTTTATTATAAAAAAAGTTCTTCTTTGAGTACAAAAGGAGATTATTTCCCAAAACTTTTATATCATACTGCTATTTCATTGGATAAAACAGGTGATACAAAAACAGCAAATGGTTTTTATAAAGCTTTAAAAACTAATTATCCAAATTCACCCGAAGCAAAAGCTTCACCTAATAGAAAATAAATTAAGGAGATAAAATGGCTATAGAAAAAAATAGTGTAGTTTCAATGTTTTATGAGTTAAAAGATGCAAATACAAATGAAGTTTTAGAATCAAATTTATATTCTCAACCTATTTCTTTTATTTTAGGCAAAGGTCAGATTTTAGAAAGCTTAGAAGAAGAAGTGATGAAGCTTGATTGCCCTAGCAATGCCGATGTGGTAATTAAAAAAGAAAAAGGTTTAGGCGAATACGATGAAAATGCGGTTCAAACTTTGCCAAAAGAGCAATTTGCAGGTATTGATTTAAAAGTAGGCATGGAGCTTTTTGGCGAAGGTGAAAATGGTGAAACCGTTCGTGTAACTGTAAAAGAAATCGGTGAAAATGATGTGACAATTGATTATAATCACCCTTATGCGGGTCGCGATTTGCTTTTTTCTTTAAATATTATAGATGCTAGAGCTGCGAGCGAAGACGAAATTCTTACAGGTATTATCGCAGGAAGTCATAGTTGTGGTTGTGGAAGCGGGCATGGACACGATCATCATCACGGACATGGACACGGCGGTGGCGGTTGCTGTGGCGGTGGCGGTGGCGGTGGTTGTCATTAATGAATGTTGCGTTTATATTTCCAGGTCAAGGCTCGCAAAGTCTTGGCATGGGAAAAGATTTTTATGAAAACTCTATAAAAGCTAAAGAACTCCTTCAAAACGCAAGTGATTTTTGTAAGATTGATTTTAAACATTTGCTTTTTGAAGAAAACGAAAAACTCAATCAAAGTGAATTTACTCAACCCGCCATCGTTTTAAATTCTTTAATGGCTTATAGTGTTTTACTTGAAAAAAAACCTGATTTAAGTTCGAAATTTGCTTTAGGGCATTCTTTGGGAGAATTTTCAGCCTTAGCTGTCAATGGTGCTTTTGATTTTTTAGAGGCTCTTTCTTTGGTCAATAAAAGAGGGCTTTTTATGCAAGAAGATTGTGCAAAAGTTGAAGCGGGTATGATGGTGGTTTTAGGGCTTGATGATGAAAAGGTTGAAGAGCTTTGCCAAAAAGCACAAAAAGAAAACAAGCAAATTTTCGCTGCAAATTATAACTGCAATGGACAAATCGTTGTAGCAGGTTTAAAACCTGATTTAGCAAGTTATGAAAGTGTATTTAAAGAAGCAGGAGCTAAAAGAGCTATGCTTTTAAATATGAGCGTGGCAAGTCATTGTCCTCTTTTGGAAAATGCTTCAGCTAAGCTTTGTGTGGAGCTTGAAAAGGTATTAAAACCAAATTTTAAAGCCGTAATTTCTAATGTAAATGCTAAAATTTATACAAGCAAAGAAGAAGCCCTTGAACTTTTAAAAGCACAACTTATCTCTCCTGTGCTTTATAAACAAAGCATTAAGGCATGTGAAAATGAAGTAGATTATTTCATAGAATTTGGCGCAAGTGTGCTTAAGGGTTTAAATAAAAAAATCACTTCAAAAGAAACTTATGCTTTAACAAATATGAATGATATTGATGAATTTTTAAAGGTTGTATGATGAAAATAGCAATTTTAGGAGCCATGAGTGAAGAAATCACTCCTTTACTTGAAACACTTAAAGATTATACGAAAATAGAACACGCTAACAATACTTATTATTTTGCAAAGTATAAAAACCATGAACTTGTTTTAGCGTATTCTAAAATCGGCAAGGTAAATTCTACTCTTAGTGCCAGCGTGATGATAGAAAAATTTGGCGCACAAGTGTTGCTTTTTACGGGCGTTGCAGGTGCTTTTAATCCTGAACTTGAAATTGGCGATTTGCTTTATGCAACAAAATTAGCCCAATACGATCTTGATATTACTGCTTTTGGGCATCCTTTGGGTTTTGTTCCAGGTAATGAAATTTTTATCAAAACCGATGAGAAATTAAACAATCTTGCTTTAGAAGTTGCTAAGGAATTAAATATCAAACTGCGTGCAGGTATTATTGCAACGGGTGATGAGTTTATTTGCGATGAAGCAAAAAAAGCAAAAATTAGAGAAATTTTCAATGCGGATGCTTGTGAAATGGAAGGCGCAAGTGTGGCTTTGGTTTGTGATGCTTTAAAGGTGCCTTGTTTTATCTTAAGAGCTATGAGTGATAAAGCAGGGGAAAAGGCTGAATTTGATTTTGATGAGTTTGTGATCAATTCAGCTAAAATTTCAGCCAATTTTGTGCTTAAAATGTGCGAGAAATTATGATAAATCTTAGCAAAAAACTCATACGCCAAGTTGCACAAGCTAATGCTAAATTTGGACTTATTAAAGATGGAGATAGGGTTCTTTTAGGGCTTAGCGGCGGGAAAGATTCTTTGGCTTTAGCCCATCTTTTAAATCGTATGCAAGCTCACGCTCCTTTTAAATTTGAATTTGAAGCGGTAACTTTGAGTTATGGTATGGGCGAGGATTATTCAGGGCTTCATGCACATTGTGAAGAACACGGCATTAAACATAGCGTGCTTGATTCAAATATTTATGAAGTTTCAGGCGATACCATAAGAGAAAATTCAAGTTTTTGTAGTTATTTTTCGAGAATGCGTCGTGGAGCTTTATATACTTACGCTCTTGAAAAAGGTTTTAACAAGCTTGCTATAGCCCATCATTTAGATGATGCAGCAGAAAGCTTTTTTATGAATTTTATTCATAATGGAGCTTTAAGAACCTTAGTGCCTATTTATCAAAGCAAACGCGGTATAACTGTGATACGCCCTTTGATTTTTGTGCGTGAAAGACAGCTTAGAGATAATGCTACGCAAAATGAACTTAGCGTGATAGGAAATGAATTTTGTCCTGGTATGAAACTCAGTGAAAAAAATGTAAAATTTCCACACGCTAGAGAAGAAGCTAAACAGCTTTTAGCAAATTTAGAAAAAGATCATCCTAAGCTTTTTACAAGTTTAAAAACCGCTTTTGCCAATTTACACACGGAGAGTTTTTGGCTTCAAAAGGCATAAAAGCATGAAAAAAGCTTTTGTTTTAGTGGATTATCAAAATGATTTTATTGATGGAAGTTTAGGTTTTGATAAGGCTTTAAAGATCAAAGAAAATATTCTTAAAGCCTTAAATCAAATCGATTTTAATAACACGCATTTGCTTTTAACCTATGATACGCATGATGAGCATTATCTACAAAGTAAAGAAGGTTTAAATTTACCTGTAAAACATTGCATTAAAGAGAGTTTGGGTTGGCAAATGCCAAAGGAATTTGAACCTTTTTTACAAAAAGCTCATAAAATTTTTTATAAAAATACTTTTGGTAGCTTAGAATTAGCTAATTTCATACAAAAAAGTGATTATGAAGAACTTCATTTTGCAGGGCTTGTTTCTCATATTTGTGTGTTTTGTAATATCATTTTAGCTTTTGGTGCTAAGCCTAATGCAAGGATAATTTTACACCAAAATTTAAGTGCAAGTTTTGATAAAAATTTAGAAAAATCTGCTTTTGATCTACTTAGAGCTTATGGTATTGAAATTGTTTAATGCAAGGCTTTATACTCCATACTCAAAAAGTTAAAGATGAGGATTTGATCGTTTATATTTTAAGTCCTAAAATGCTTATTAAGGTTTATCGTTTTTATGGACTTAGACATTCTAGTATTTTAAGCGGTTATAAAATCGATTTTGCTTTAGAAGAAAATCCTAGTTTTTTGCCAAGACTTAAAGATGTGTTGCATTTAGGATTTTTATGGATCATGCAAAGGGATAAAATGCTTATTTGGCAAGAATTTATCCGTCTTTTATATAGACACTTAAAAGATGTAGAAGAGCTTGATAGTTTTTATTTTGATTTACTTCAAGAGTGTGTGAAAAGATTTGAAAAACAAAATCCAAAGCGTGTCATTGTCGATGCTTATTTAAAAATTTTGGAATTTGAAGGAAGATTGCATAAAGATTTTTTTTGTTTTGCCTGTGATGAGAAAATTCAAAATTCCATTACACTGTTAAGGGCTTTTTTACCTTCGCATTCTCAATGCGCTTTAGGATTTGAGTTTGAAGAGAAAAAACTAAAACAATTTTATAGCAGTAAAAATTGTGCGATTTTTGATGATGAAGAAATAGAAAATTTATACCATTTGATTAAGGAAGGTTTATGATATTAAGTGATGAAAAATGTGATTTTTTAGAACCTATAGCAAGTTTTTTAAGCTCTAAGCATGTGGAGCTTGTTTTTGTAGAAAGTAAGGAAATGCAAGAAATTAACTTAGAGCAAAGAAAGCAAGATAAAACCACTGACGTGCTTTCTTTTCCGCTTGAAAATATCGATGAGAGTTTGCCTTTGGGTTCTGTTGTGATCAATGTGGATTTGGCAAAAGAAAAGGCTAAAGAATTAGGGCATAGCTATGAAGAAGAAATAAGCTTGCTTTTTATACATGCTATGCTTCATTTACTAGGCTTTGATCATGAAAATGATAATGGAGAAATGAGAGAAAAAGAGAAAGAACTTATAGAGCATTTTAATTTGCCCAAAAGTTTGATTGTAAGGACTTTAGAAGGTTGAACTAAAATAATAATTTCGGCGTCCAAATCATAGAAATTGGCTCTAAAAAGAAGGATTAGAATAATTAAGATAAAAAGTTTAGCTCTCTAATCAAAAATAATAAATATAGATTTAAATAAAATTAAAATCAAAACAAACTAAAAGGGCTGAAATCAAAATGTAAAGATTTTGGAGTATTTACTTGAAAGGTCTTAGTTCTTTTTTAATTAAAGAATAA encodes:
- a CDS encoding TonB C-terminal domain-containing protein yields the protein MKNYGLSNLNSFLLALAIYISIVILVFFRLVSEVEPAIQYTDIKDSFVDIELAEPSKQVITQSNTPKEIQKPTEQIDIEKLFAQTTNKTVKTEDIDQKASNFNELFGNIKEIQEEKTTKIQSSAKSGISSAPKPQTSELVKQLNDSLLQEESSTQGESTKAQKIGIYDEFLGKVVRIITQRWTQYYPNSEKISVKVKIFIDENGKFGYTSVEKSGNPLYDAKVAEFLESQKGKFITYPPQNKNISITMNLRDEAKVKND
- a CDS encoding ExbD/TolR family protein → MPFDDEKPELNITPLVDIMLVLLAILMVTAPSITYEEKINLPQGSQKNTSAPTVKSLIISINAKKEIFLNQEKYDFISFADNLAQRKAQFNTEDPVFIRADKSLKYDDVISVLRSVKNLGFNKVALQTE
- a CDS encoding tetratricopeptide repeat protein; its protein translation is MKKIFTVALLGATLLYAESSAFGAGDITSDSSYGLTSNEKLFKEKLDNLNNENIQTNARINEINERIEGLQSTLEGINSQYAKSNSRLSQVEENNQNIENNFTSEIQKLKAYVEESRKIQEANNKQVKKVLAELSSLVDAINANYVSKNELNDANLSVKTITPSVVVSTTDSNSTIENNNTQNTQDDKAKQIDESWKKKKNNEILELAIKDVDKNAFEDSKAKLNFLITKQYKPARANFWLGEIEYKQKNYNNAIVYYKKSSSLSTKGDYFPKLLYHTAISLDKTGDTKTANGFYKALKTNYPNSPEAKASPNRK
- the pal gene encoding peptidoglycan-associated lipoprotein Pal, producing the protein MKKILFTSIAALAVVISGCSTKSTSVSGDSSVDSNRGSGGSDGWDIDSKISQLNDTLNKVYFDFDKFNIRPDMQNVVSTNANIFNTEVSGVSITVEGNCDEWGTDEYNQALGLKRAKAVKEALIAKGVNADRIAVKSYGETNPVCTEKTKACDAQNRRAEFKLSR
- the tolB gene encoding Tol-Pal system protein TolB; translated protein: MKKIVAIFLVFLGSLWAEDPVIDVVNSGVVLPKIIVKDNSNLSDENLKKSFYNIIVNDLKVSSNFEVVANATETSNYTFEYALNKNGNTLSLNVKIKAGGSDKSEQTYTLNGLEQYPFLAHKSVKASVNALGLAPVDWMDHKILIARNSSSKKSQIIMADYTLTYQKVIVDGGLNLFPKWGNKEQTLFYYTAYDHDKPTLYRYDLNTNKASKILSSGGMVVASDVSVDGSKLLVTMAPKDQPDVYLYDLNTKNLTQLTNYSGIDVNGNFIGLDDSKVVFVSDRLGYPNIFMQDLNSNSAEQVVFHGRNNSAVSTYKDFLVYSSREPNQAGVFNIYLMSINSDYIRQLTANGKNLFPRFSSDGGSIVFIKYLGAQSALGVIRVNANKTFYFPLRVGKIQSIDW
- a CDS encoding MotA/TolQ/ExbB proton channel family protein, with the protein product MNFEAIFHFFNSSSIITYIVLLWLSLYFILAFSILFARLTYLATWRNKEKESLETLLLGEKDLSRTDSILRKCNDTTSNHLEIYKNLASRRASAGLTWLSIIASTSPFIGLFGTVISILETFGGLGTQNSLSIIAPKISEALVATGCGILVAIPAYTFHLIIKRKAFELLSIIDSEIKVISSSK
- the atpD gene encoding F0F1 ATP synthase subunit beta, with the translated sequence MQGFISQVLGPVVDVDFNDYLPQINEAIVVNFESEGKKHKLVLEVAAHLGDNRVRTIAMDMTDGLVRGLKAEALGAPISVPVGEKVLGRIFNVTGDLIDEGEEISFDKKWAIHRDPPAFEDQSTKSEIFETGIKVVDLLAPYAKGGKVGLFGGAGVGKTVIIMELIHNVAFKHSGYSVFAGVGERTREGNDLYNEMKESNVLDKVALCYGQMNEPPGARNRIALTGLTMAEYFRDEMGLDVLMFIDNIFRFSQSGSEMSALLGRIPSAVGYQPTLASEMGKFQERITSTKKGSITSVQAVYVPADDLTDPAPATVFAHLDATTVLNRAIAEKGIYPAVDPLDSTSRMLDPNIIGEEHYKVARGVQSVLQKYKDLQDIIAILGMDELSEEDKLVVERARKIEKFLSQPFFVAEVFTGSPGKYISLEDTIAGFKGILEGKYDHLPENAFYMVGNIDEAIAKADKLKG
- the fabD gene encoding ACP S-malonyltransferase, yielding MGKDFYENSIKAKELLQNASDFCKIDFKHLLFEENEKLNQSEFTQPAIVLNSLMAYSVLLEKKPDLSSKFALGHSLGEFSALAVNGAFDFLEALSLVNKRGLFMQEDCAKVEAGMMVVLGLDDEKVEELCQKAQKENKQIFAANYNCNGQIVVAGLKPDLASYESVFKEAGAKRAMLLNMSVASHCPLLENASAKLCVELEKVLKPNFKAVISNVNAKIYTSKEEALELLKAQLISPVLYKQSIKACENEVDYFIEFGASVLKGLNKKITSKETYALTNMNDIDEFLKVV
- the slyD gene encoding peptidylprolyl isomerase; translation: MAIEKNSVVSMFYELKDANTNEVLESNLYSQPISFILGKGQILESLEEEVMKLDCPSNADVVIKKEKGLGEYDENAVQTLPKEQFAGIDLKVGMELFGEGENGETVRVTVKEIGENDVTIDYNHPYAGRDLLFSLNIIDARAASEDEILTGIIAGSHSCGCGSGHGHDHHHGHGHGGGGCCGGGGGGGCH
- the pfs gene encoding aminodeoxyfutalosine nucleosidase, producing the protein MMKIAILGAMSEEITPLLETLKDYTKIEHANNTYYFAKYKNHELVLAYSKIGKVNSTLSASVMIEKFGAQVLLFTGVAGAFNPELEIGDLLYATKLAQYDLDITAFGHPLGFVPGNEIFIKTDEKLNNLALEVAKELNIKLRAGIIATGDEFICDEAKKAKIREIFNADACEMEGASVALVCDALKVPCFILRAMSDKAGEKAEFDFDEFVINSAKISANFVLKMCEKL
- the atpG gene encoding ATP synthase F1 subunit gamma; translated protein: MSNLKEIKRKIKSVHNTQKTTNAMKLVSTAKLKKAEEAAKRSKIYAQKIDEILSEISFQINKIVHNEDDVRLSLFHKKEQIKTIDLIFITADKGLCGGFNIKTLKTVSEMLKEYEAKNINIRLRAIGKTGIEYFNFQKIELLEKYFHLSSSPDYEKACEVIHAAVDDFLNGNTDEVILVHNGYKNMITQELKINHLIPVESKSIEQTHNSLLELEPEGTELLEDLMKTYFEYNMYYALIDSLAAEHSARMQAMDNATNNAKARVKQLNLAYNKARQESITTELIEIISGVESMK
- the atpC gene encoding ATP synthase F1 subunit epsilon encodes the protein MNDLINFEIVTPLGVIYQGEVKSVTLPGSEGEFGVLKGHAALVSSLKSGVIDIEKADLNHELIAIDAGHAKVDEDKICVLAKGAVWVCGSDESEIEKNLAQAKDLIKSMSSDNAALAATFSKLDNARMH